The following coding sequences are from one Anas acuta chromosome 15, bAnaAcu1.1, whole genome shotgun sequence window:
- the DEXI gene encoding dexamethasone-induced protein: MPAAVSARLDALESWAFHALLALPYMFYVGLFFVNVLILYYAFLMEYIVLNVGIVFLPEDVDQALLDLGVLSEPGSVLYETDGELDVFDGYLE; this comes from the coding sequence ATGCCCGCCGCCGTGTCGGCACGGCTGGATGCGCTGGAGTCCTGGGCCTTCCATGCGCTGCTGGCGCTGCCCTATATGTTCTACGTGGGCTTGTTCTTCGTCAACGTGCTGATCCTGTACTATGCCTTCCTGATGGAGTACATCGTCCTCAACGTGGGCATCGTCTTCCTGCCCGAGGACGTGGACCAGGCTCTGCTGGACCTGGGAGTGCTCTCCGAGCCGGGTTCCGTGCTCTACGAGACGGACGGCGAGCTGGATGTCTTTGACGGCTACCTGGAGTGA